One part of the Phragmites australis chromosome 3, lpPhrAust1.1, whole genome shotgun sequence genome encodes these proteins:
- the LOC133911189 gene encoding non-specific lipid transfer protein GPI-anchored 5-like gives MAWHRQRGFPLFIRPCLELAVMAAMCAASTAQQQPLPLPQPTPAMPNVTACPPAQATLSPCVSYFIGNSSSPSAACCSQIQAMFQSQEPCLCAAMASAPSQLGSALGQLLPSSCNLPPNACSGTSTAPPGSTTPASGTTAAAAPATGPTGADPTAPSGGGLKTAPGLLDSAAVSCYHGISAAAVMISLLVVYLL, from the coding sequence ATGGCTTGGCACCGGCAGCGCGGCTTCCCGTTGTTCATTAGGCCGTGCCTGGAGCTCGCCGTGATGGCCGCGATGTGCGCGGCGTCCACggcgcagcagcagccactGCCACTGCCGCAGCCGACGCCAGCTATGCCGAACGTGACAGCGTGCCCGCCGGCGCAGGCCACCTTGTCGCCGTGCGTGAGCTACTTCATCGGCAACTCCTCGTCGCCGTCCGCCGCGTGCTGCTCCCAGATACAGGCCATGTTCCAGTCGCAGGAGCCCTGCCTCTGCGCCGCGATGGCGTCGGCGCCGTCGCAGCTCGGCTCGGCGCTTGGCCAACTGCTGCCCAGCTCATGCAACCTGCCCCCCAACGCCTGTTCAGGGACGAGCACTGCTCCGCCTGGTTCCACGACGCCGGCGTCAGGGACGACCGCTGCTGCGGCGCCGGCAACTGGACCGACTGGTGCGGACCCGACGGCGCCATCCGGTGGTGGACTGAAGACAGCTCCAGGATTGCTTGACTCGGCTGCAGTGTCATGCTACCACGGCATCTCCGCTGCCGCTG
- the LOC133913018 gene encoding globulin-1 S allele-like has protein sequence MATARVRTIPFLLLLLATLLCAAASVASSREDDGGRRPGRCVRQCEDRPWHERARCLQECREEREQQEQGRHERDRSGSRGDWRGKGSGDEREQQEEDRRRPYVFGRRSFRRIVRSEQGSVRALRPFYEASKLLRGIRNYRVAVLEANPRSFIVPSHTDAHCICYVAQGEGVVTTIENGERRSYTIREGHIFVTPAGAITYLANTDGRRKLVIAKILRTISVPGKFQFFFGPGGRNPESFLSSFSKSVQRAAYKTSSDRLEKLFGRQDKGIIVRASEEQVRELRRHASEGSQGPHWPLPPFGESHGPYNLLDQRPRIANQHGQLYEADEHSFHDLADHDLRISLVNITAGSMSAPLYNTRSIKIAYVLEGEGHSEIVCPHLAHGGESEHGRGGGRSERGKSRWREEESEEEEEQGQHEEAGQGYHTIRARLSRGTAFVVPVGHPVVAVASRGSNLQIVCFEVRAEKNEKVYLAGANNVLKQLDGAAKELAFAASEREVDEVLDAQREQGFLPGPEESGGQEEEHEGRHGRPEEVSETLLRMATGV, from the exons ATGGCGACCGCCAGAGTCAGGACGattcctttcctcctcctcctcctcgccaccCTCCTCTGCGCCGCAGCCTCCGTCGCGTCGTCCAGGGAGGACGACGGGGGCCGCCGGCCCGGGCGATGCGTGAGGCAGTGCGAGGACCGCCCTTGGCACGAGCGGGCCCGGTGCCTGCAAGAGTGTAGGGAGGAGCGAGAGCAGCAAGAGCAGGGCAGGCACGAGCGCGACCGCAGCGGCAGCCGTGGCGACTGGCGCGGCAAGGGTTCGGGAGACGAGCGtgagcagcaggaggaggaccGCCGGCGGCCGTACGTGTTCGGCCGGCGCAGCTTCCGTCGTATCGTCCGGAGCGAGCAGGGGTCCGTCAGGGCCCTCCGGCCGTTCTACGAGGCATCCAAACTCCTCCGCGGCATCCGTAACTACCGCGTCGCGGTCCTGGAGGCGAACCCGCGCTCGTTCATCGTGCCCAGCCACACCGACGCGCACTGCATCTGCTACGTTGCGCAAG GCGAGGGAGTGGTGACGACGATCGAGAACGGCGAGAGGCGGTCGTATACCATCAGGGAAGGCCACATCTTCGTGACGCCAGCCGGAGCAATCACCTACCTGGCCAACACCGACGGCCGGAGGAAACTGGTCATCGCGAAGATCCTCCGTACCATCTCCGTGCCTGGCAAGTTCCAG TTCTTCTTCGGCCCCGGCGGGAGGAACCCGGAATCGTTCCTGTCGAGCTTCAGCAAGAGCGTCCAGAGAGCTGCTTACAAG ACCTCAAGCGACCGTCTGGAGAAGCTGTTCGGGAGGCAGGACAAGGGGATCATCGTGCGTGCCTCGGAGGAGCAGGTCCGCGAGCTGCGGCGCCACGCCTCCGAGGGCAGTCAAGGCCCGCACTGGCCCCTGCCGCCGTTCGGCGAGTCGCACGGGCCATACAACCTCCTGGACCAGCGGCCCAGGATCGCCAACCAGCACGGTCAGCTCTACGAGGCCGACGAGCACAGCTTCCACGACCTCGCCGACCACGATCTCCGCATCTCGCTCGTCAACATCACCGCC GGGTCCATGAGCGCGCCGCTCTACAACACCCGTTCGATCAAGATCGCATATGTGCTGGAAGGCGAGGGCCACTCCGAGATCGTGTGCCCGCACCTGGCGCACGGCGGCGAGAGCGAGCACGGCCGCGGCGGAGGCCGCAGCGAGCGCGGCAAGAGCAGGTGGCGTGAAGAAGAgtcagaggaggaagaggagcaggGGCAGCACGAGGAAGCCGGGCAGGGCTACCATACCATCCGTGCGCGTCTGTCGCGCGGCACGGCGTTCGTGGTGCCCGTCGGCCACCCGGTCGTGGCGGTGGCGTCCCGGGGCAGCAACCTCCAGATCGTGTGCTTCGAGGTCCGCGCCGAGAAGAACGAGAAGGTGTACCTCGCGGGGGCGAACAACGTGCTGAAGCAGCTGGACGGAGCAGCCAAGGAGCTGGCGTTCGCTGCGAGCGAGAGGGAGGTGGACGAGGTTCTCGACGCGCAGCGCGAGCAGGGGTTCCTCCCCGGCCCAGAGGAGAGCGGCGGCCAAGAGGAGGAACACGAAGGACGCCATGGCCGCCCCGAGGAGGTGTCCGAGACGCTTCTGAGGATGGCGACGGGAGTCTAA
- the LOC133910707 gene encoding putative cyclin-dependent kinase F-2 — protein sequence MAACLGAAVGDLSAAGATRKRRRIAVGSTEEYEVTCRLGEGAFGAVVKARHRATGQTVAIKYLTKPDGGRVEQLLLQEARFLEACGGNPFVVGFHGLVRDPTTTDLCLVMECVGPTLKDLLRQRRRSDPLLPEATVRAAMWQLLTGAKKMHERHIMHRDIKPDNILVGDDHRVVKICDFGLAMSMSERPPYEPAGSLWYMAPEMLLEKPDYDGLVDTWSLGCVMAELINGRVLFQGLNDEGQLCAIVDVLGVPDDRTWPWFSSTPFATEVLPELIVPQHNLLREIFPAAMLSKEGFEVLNGLLTLNPDKRLTATSALKHPWFSKIDGPALPKKEETASVLPKRRRLLCA from the coding sequence ATGGCCGCCTGCCTAGGGGCCGCCGTCGGCGACCTCTCCGCCGCGGGAGCGACCCGCAAGAGGAGGCGCATCGCCGTGGGCAGCACCGAGGAGTACGAGGTGACGTGCCGCCTCGGCGAGGGCGCCTTCGGCGCCGTCGTCAAGGCGCGCCACCGTGCTACCGGGCAGACGGTAGCCATCAAGTACCTCACCAAGCCCGACGGCGGCCGCGTGGAGCAGCTTCTGCTGCAGGAGGCGCGCTTCCTCGAAGCGTGCGGCGGCAACCCTTTCGTCGTCGGCTTCCACGGCCTCGTCCGCGACCCGACCACTACGGACCTCTGCCTCGTAATGGAGTGCGTCGGTCCGACCCTAAAGGATCTACTTCGCCAGCGGCGCCGCAGTGACCCGCTGCTCCCGGAAGCCACGGTGCGCGCCGCGATGTGGCAGCTGCTGACGGGGGCCAAGAAGATGCACGAGCGACACATCATGCACCGCGACATCAAGCCCGATAATATCCTTGTCGGCGATGATCACAGGGTCGTCAAGATTTGCGATTTCGGGCTTGCCATGTCCATGTCCGAGCGGCCGCCGTACGAGCCAGCCGGCTCGCTGTGGTACATGGCGCCCGAGATGCTGCTTGAGAAGCCCGACTACGACGGGCTCGTCGATACCTGGTCGCTGGGATGCGTCATGGCAGAGCTCATCAACGGGAGGGTTCTGTTCCAGGGCTTGAACGACGAAGGACAACTCTGCGCGATCGTCGACGTGCTCGGTGTGCCTGACGACAGGACGTGGCCGTGGTTCTCGTCCACGCCGTTCGCCACGGAGGTGCTGCCGGAACTGATCGTGCCTCAGCACAACCTGCTGCGCGAGATATTCCCTGCGGCGATGCTGTCCAAGGAAGGATTCGAGGTCCTGAACGGCCTCCTCACGTTGAACCCTGACAAGCGGCTCACGGCAACCTCCGCGCTCAAGCACCCTTGGTTCTCCAAGATCGACGGGCCGGCGCTGCCAAAGAAAGAGGAAACGGCATCGGTGTTGCCCAAAAGACGGAGGCTGCTGTGTGCTTGA
- the LOC133913019 gene encoding type IV inositol polyphosphate 5-phosphatase 7-like isoform X2, whose protein sequence is MRIFQSRTSCPGPRPLLGSGSTSKQRRRTSVLIMQLKKCRTSFSDRDAYKSKKSRTERLPRKNVDRDGRVGNGFDGAYITNTQDYRVFVGTWNVGGRSPSSHLNLEDWLHTSPAADIYVIGFQEIVPLNAGNVLLAEDNGPAKKWVSLVRKTLNNLDQQGSAGVYNYHTPSPAPDPIVELNVDFERSLRRQRNSSFFHRRSFQSLSRSSRIDMMDPHSLVDRRFSVCDRISFGSRPSDVDTSMRCGGSSDDENIDEESPSGIFFSPLCTDSRYCLVASKQMVGIFLMVWVRSDIREHVKNLKVSCVGRGLMGYLGNKGSISISMSLHQTSFCFVCTHLTSGQKDGDQLRRNADVLEILRKTRFPHVHGSGDKKSPETILDHDRIIWLGDLNYRIALSYRSVNALVEMHKWKQLLEKDQLRIEQRYGRVFAGWKEGRIYFPPTYKYSYNSDRYAGDDMHPNEKRRTPAWCDRILWYGRGLNQLCYVRGESRFSDHRPVYSIFTAEVQIPSQTQFSGITRSSSLMGVDELPYPTYPRSYMDINFY, encoded by the exons ATGAGAATTTTTCAATCAAGAACAAG CTGTCCTGGTCCAAGACCCTTGTTAGGAAGTGGTTCAACATCAAAACAAAGGCGAAGGACGTCCGTTCTGATTATGCAGTTGAAGAAG TGCAGGACCAGCTTCTCAGATAGAGATGCATACAAATCCAAGAAAAGCAGGACAG AGAGGTTGCCTAGGAAGAATGTGGATCGAGATGGTCGAGTAGGAAATGGATTTGACGGTGCTTATATTACAAACACACAGGACTACAG GGTCTTTGTTGGTACGTGGAATGTGGGCGGAAGGTCACCATCTAGTCATTTGAATCTGGAGGACTGGCTTCATACTTCTCCTGCTgctgatatatatgtgattgg GTTTCAGGAAATTGTTCCTTTGAATGCTGGTAACGTCCTATTGGCTGAAGACAATGGTCCAGCGAAGAAATGGGTTTCTCTTGTTAGAAAAACTCTAAATAACCTGGATCAACAAGGCTCTGCTGGTGTCTACAATTACCACACCCCTTCACCGGCTCCAGATCCTATTGTGGAGCTCAATGTTGACTTTGAGCGATCATTAAGAAGACAACGGAACTCGTCATTCTTCCACCGACGTTCGTTCCAGTCCTTAAGTCGTAGTTCAAGGATTGACATGATGGATCCTCACTCGTTAGTGGACCGTCGTTTCAGTGTTTGTGACCGGATTAGTTTTGGGAGCAGGCCAAGTGATGTTGACACCAGTATGAGATGTGGTGGGTCATCTGATGATGAGAATATTGACGAGGAATCACCTAGTGgcatattcttctcaccactatGCACCGATTCTAG GTATTGCTTAGTTGCCAGCAAGCAAATGGTTGGAATTTTCCTCATGGTTTGGGTACGAAGTGATATAAGGGAGCATGTGAAGAACTTGAAGGTTTCATGTGTTGGTAGAGGCTTGATGGGCTATCTTGGAAACAAG gGATCAATATCAATCAGCATGTCTCTGCATCAGACAAGCTTCTGCTTTGTGTGCACTCACTTAACATCAGGTCAAAAAGATGGTGATCAACTTAGAAGAAATGCAGATGTATTAGAAATTTTGAGGAAGACAAGATTTCCACATGTTCATGGATCAGGTGACAAGAAGTCACCAGAGACAATTCTTGACCATGA TCGTATTATATGGCTTGGGGATCTGAATTACCGGATAGCTCTTTCCTATCGCTCAGTGAATGCTTTAGTTGAGATGCACAAGTGGAAACAATTATTGGAAAAGGACCAG CTTCGTATAGAGCAAAGATACGGTCGGGTATTTGCAGGCTGGAAAGAAGGGAGGATTTACTTTCCTCCCACGTACAAATACTCATACAACTCTGATAGATATGCAGGTGATGATATGCATCCAAATGAGAAGCGAAGAACACCAGCATG GTGTGATCGGATTCTATGGTATGGAAGAGGTCTAAATCAACTATGTTATGTGCGTGGCGAGTCTAGATTCTCGGATCACAGACCTGTGTACAGTATTTTCACAGCAGAGGTTCAAATTCCGAGCCAAACGCAGTTCAGTGGCATTACTCGTTCAAGCTCTCTCATGGGGGTGGATGAACTCCCATACCCGACTTATCCACGCAGTTACATGGATATAAATTTTTACTGA
- the LOC133913019 gene encoding type IV inositol polyphosphate 5-phosphatase 7-like isoform X1, producing the protein MRDENFSIKNKLSWSKTLVRKWFNIKTKAKDVRSDYAVEEVGVQCRTSFSDRDAYKSKKSRTERLPRKNVDRDGRVGNGFDGAYITNTQDYRVFVGTWNVGGRSPSSHLNLEDWLHTSPAADIYVIGFQEIVPLNAGNVLLAEDNGPAKKWVSLVRKTLNNLDQQGSAGVYNYHTPSPAPDPIVELNVDFERSLRRQRNSSFFHRRSFQSLSRSSRIDMMDPHSLVDRRFSVCDRISFGSRPSDVDTSMRCGGSSDDENIDEESPSGIFFSPLCTDSRYCLVASKQMVGIFLMVWVRSDIREHVKNLKVSCVGRGLMGYLGNKGSISISMSLHQTSFCFVCTHLTSGQKDGDQLRRNADVLEILRKTRFPHVHGSGDKKSPETILDHDRIIWLGDLNYRIALSYRSVNALVEMHKWKQLLEKDQLRIEQRYGRVFAGWKEGRIYFPPTYKYSYNSDRYAGDDMHPNEKRRTPAWCDRILWYGRGLNQLCYVRGESRFSDHRPVYSIFTAEVQIPSQTQFSGITRSSSLMGVDELPYPTYPRSYMDINFY; encoded by the exons ATGAGAGATGAGAATTTTTCAATCAAGAACAAG CTGTCCTGGTCCAAGACCCTTGTTAGGAAGTGGTTCAACATCAAAACAAAGGCGAAGGACGTCCGTTCTGATTATGCAGTTGAAGAAG TGGGAGTGCAGTGCAGGACCAGCTTCTCAGATAGAGATGCATACAAATCCAAGAAAAGCAGGACAG AGAGGTTGCCTAGGAAGAATGTGGATCGAGATGGTCGAGTAGGAAATGGATTTGACGGTGCTTATATTACAAACACACAGGACTACAG GGTCTTTGTTGGTACGTGGAATGTGGGCGGAAGGTCACCATCTAGTCATTTGAATCTGGAGGACTGGCTTCATACTTCTCCTGCTgctgatatatatgtgattgg GTTTCAGGAAATTGTTCCTTTGAATGCTGGTAACGTCCTATTGGCTGAAGACAATGGTCCAGCGAAGAAATGGGTTTCTCTTGTTAGAAAAACTCTAAATAACCTGGATCAACAAGGCTCTGCTGGTGTCTACAATTACCACACCCCTTCACCGGCTCCAGATCCTATTGTGGAGCTCAATGTTGACTTTGAGCGATCATTAAGAAGACAACGGAACTCGTCATTCTTCCACCGACGTTCGTTCCAGTCCTTAAGTCGTAGTTCAAGGATTGACATGATGGATCCTCACTCGTTAGTGGACCGTCGTTTCAGTGTTTGTGACCGGATTAGTTTTGGGAGCAGGCCAAGTGATGTTGACACCAGTATGAGATGTGGTGGGTCATCTGATGATGAGAATATTGACGAGGAATCACCTAGTGgcatattcttctcaccactatGCACCGATTCTAG GTATTGCTTAGTTGCCAGCAAGCAAATGGTTGGAATTTTCCTCATGGTTTGGGTACGAAGTGATATAAGGGAGCATGTGAAGAACTTGAAGGTTTCATGTGTTGGTAGAGGCTTGATGGGCTATCTTGGAAACAAG gGATCAATATCAATCAGCATGTCTCTGCATCAGACAAGCTTCTGCTTTGTGTGCACTCACTTAACATCAGGTCAAAAAGATGGTGATCAACTTAGAAGAAATGCAGATGTATTAGAAATTTTGAGGAAGACAAGATTTCCACATGTTCATGGATCAGGTGACAAGAAGTCACCAGAGACAATTCTTGACCATGA TCGTATTATATGGCTTGGGGATCTGAATTACCGGATAGCTCTTTCCTATCGCTCAGTGAATGCTTTAGTTGAGATGCACAAGTGGAAACAATTATTGGAAAAGGACCAG CTTCGTATAGAGCAAAGATACGGTCGGGTATTTGCAGGCTGGAAAGAAGGGAGGATTTACTTTCCTCCCACGTACAAATACTCATACAACTCTGATAGATATGCAGGTGATGATATGCATCCAAATGAGAAGCGAAGAACACCAGCATG GTGTGATCGGATTCTATGGTATGGAAGAGGTCTAAATCAACTATGTTATGTGCGTGGCGAGTCTAGATTCTCGGATCACAGACCTGTGTACAGTATTTTCACAGCAGAGGTTCAAATTCCGAGCCAAACGCAGTTCAGTGGCATTACTCGTTCAAGCTCTCTCATGGGGGTGGATGAACTCCCATACCCGACTTATCCACGCAGTTACATGGATATAAATTTTTACTGA